From Sphingomonas sp. PAMC26645:
GGGAGGACCAGGTCGGCCATCACGACGAGCAGACCGATATCTTCTCGATCGGACTGATTCTCGCCAGCCTCGCATGCGGGCTCGACTTCAACGACGAGACCGACGTCAGGCGCTTCTCCGCCGACCAGGGCAATCTGTTCAGGCTCAACGGCGCGTTGCATCCGGTGATCGCGTCGCTGATCGGCGAGATGACCGCGCTCAACCGGCACGAACGCGCCAGCGACCTGATGGCGGCGGCAAGCCGGTTGGAAGACTATCGCGATCAGCCGGTCGGGCTGGATGTGAACCGCGTTCTGGCGGGGGCGACCGGCGTGCCGAGCCGCCGCGCGGCGGTCCTCTCGCATCTGCGCGATCGGCTGTTCGACCTTTCGCGTCGCAACCGGCTGATCCATTTCCGCCCGACCCAGGCGACGGTGAACCTGACCGTCGCCAGCGTACCGATGGTGATACGCCTCGAATCGATTCGTGCCGAACAGCTCTGCACCTGGGATGGCAAGTTCGCCGCCGAGGTGCTGGGCGGCGGCAAGATCAGCCTCGCGAAATGGTTGCGGTTCGAGGACCAGCCCTATCTGCCGGCGGCGTTCGAGCGAGTCATTCAGGAGACGCGACGCGACCGCGCCGAATATGGTTTCAGCCATCTTAGGCTCGTCGTCGCCTATCTGCATTGGCACAATCTGAAGGAGTCGCCGGACGAGCGCATCCAGTCGCCGTTGCTGTGGCTGCCGGTCGAGGTCGCCAAGCAGAAGGGCGTTCGCGATCAATATTCGCTGCAGATTGCCGACACCGAGGCCGAGTTCAACCCCGCGCTTCGCCATTACCTGCGGCAGCTCTACGACATCCAGCTGCCCGAGCGGGTCGACCTGTCGCAGACGTCGATTGCCGAAATCCAGGCGGACCTGCTCGCGCAGATCCAGCGCACCGAGCCCGGCGTGGCGCTCGCGTTGAAGACCAAGCCGGAAATTCAGCTGATCCACCAGAAGGCCGTCCAGCGGTTGCGTGTGTTCCAGCGTCGTCGCGGCGCAACGTCCGGCAGCGAGGGGATCACGCGACCCGAGTTCAGCTACGATCGCGACGATTACCGGCCGCTCGGGCTCGCCTTGTTCGAGAAATACGTGAAGCCGAGCCCGCTGCCCCAACGGATTGCGGTGGGGGCGGCGATGCCGCCACGGCCCGATCGCATGGCGGCGGAGGCCGAAGCGACGTCCTTCGCGCTGGCCGGCGGCGAGGGTCACCGGTTCTCGTGGGAGATCGACCTGACGCAGGTCACGCTAGCGAATTTCAACTACAAGAAGATGTCGCTGGTGCGCGACTATACCCAGTTGATCGACGACCGGGTCACGCCGCCGTCGTTCGACACGGTGTTCTCGATCGAGCCGCGCCCGATCGAGGCATCGCCACCGCTCGCACCATCCGACCTGTGGAGCGTGGTGCCTGCCGATGCGACGCAGGAGGCGGCCATCTCGATGGCGCGGACCGGGCGCAGTTTCATCATCCAGGGGCCGCCCGGCACCGGCAAGTCTCAGACCATCACCAACCTGATCGCGGACTATGCCGCGCGCGGCAAACGCGTGCTGTTCGTGTGCGAGAAGCGCGCCGCGCTCGACGTGGTGTTCAACCGGTTGAAACAGGCCGGGCTCGACCGGTTGGCGTGCCTGATCCACGATTCGCAGGAGGACAAGAAGAGCTTCGTCCTCGATCTGAAGGATTGCTACGAAAGCTGGAACAAGGCCGACGATGCGATCGATCGTCATCGCGCCACCCGCGATCGGACGGTCGCGGCGCTGTCGCAGCATCTCGGCCGGATTGCAGCGTTCGATCGGGCGATGGCGCAACTGCCGACGGACTCGACGGTCACGTTGCGGGCGACGATCCGACGAATGCTCGCGCTACCCGAGCCGACCGAGGCCGATCCCGTGACCCGCGAGCGCCTGCCGACATTGGCGGGATGGGACGCACATCGTGCGTTGGCGGATCGCATCCACCGGACGGTCAGCGACGCGTTTGGTCTCGACAGCCTCGCCGAGCATCCGTTCGCCAGACTGTCCCCGGCGACGGTCGCCGACGAGCGATGCTATGCGCAGGTGTCGGCGATGGTCGCGGACGGCGAGCAGCTGTTCGACCGGATCGATCCGATGCTGGAGGACGACGGCACCCTGGTGTCGGGGGATACCAGCCTGGCAGATGCGCTCGTCGTGGTGCAATCGGCATCGGCGGCGGTGCAGACGAACCTTGCGGGCAACCTCGATCTGCTCGACCCGACCTCGGCCGCGTCGCGCGAGTTTCGCGACGCCAGCGCCGCGTGTGCCGCAGCTGCGTCGAAACATGCCGCGGCGGCGGACGCGGCAGGGCATTGGACCGATCCGCTATTCCCCGAGGACGCGGATGCCGCGCTCGATCAGGCGCGTCGACAGGAGCCGGGCTTTTTCAAGTTCCTGAGCGGAAGCTGGAACCGCCTCAAGCGCACGATCCACGATCGCTACGATTTCTCGGCGCATGCCGTCGAACCCAGCATCACCGTCGTGCTCGAACGGCTGGTGGCACGCCAAGCCGCGGCGGCGGAGGACGCCGCTGCGCGCACGGCGCTGAACGCGCGGTTCGGAACCGACGATGCCGATGCGCTGGCCGCACTGCGTGACAGGTGGTCCGACGATGCGGCGCCGGTGCTCGTCCGCCGCCTGGTCGCTAATGCGCAGGCTTCCGCGGATCCGGCCGCAACTCTCTTACGGGAAGCGCGCGCTACCACCGCTATCGAAGCGCTCGCCGCGCTATGCGATCGTCATCTCGTCGATGGCCAGGCCATGACGTTGAGCGCGCTGGCCGAGGCGATGCGCGACATGCGCGAGGGCCTCGACGACCTGCCCGACCTGTTGCCACTGCTACGGGCGGCGGACCAGGCGGGGCCGCGGGTGGCCTTCGCCTTGCGAACGATGACGCTCGATCCGGCGCGTATCGAAGCGCTCGTGCTCGACGAGGCGATCACCCGCGCGTTGCGAGCCGAGCCGGCTCTGCACCGGTTCGACGCCGCGCAACTCGCGTCGAGCGCGCGCCGGGCTGCGCGTGCCGGCGAGATCCTCCAGGACGACAACGCCGCCTGCATCCGCGCCACCGCGCAGCGCAAGTTCCGCGATCACGTCCGCCAATCGACGCTGTCGGTGACGCAGCTCGATGGCGCCGGGCGCGAGGCGAAAAAGATATACGCGACCGGGCGGCGCGAGCTGGAACACGAGTTCGGCAAGACCATGCGCTATCGTTCGATCCGCGACCTGTCCGATGACGAGACCGGCGTGGTGGTCAACGACTTGAAGCCGGTATGGCTGATGAGTCCGCTATCGGTATCGGACACGCTGCCGCTCCAGGCGGACCTGTTCGACGTCGTGATCTTCGACGAAGCCAGCCAGATCCCGATCGAGGAGGCGGTGCCGGCGCTCAGTCGCGCGCCGCAGATCGTCGTCGTCGGCGACGAGATGCAGCTGCCGCCCACCAGCTTCTTCGCCGCCGCGCGCGACGAGGACGAGATGCAGGTCACGGCGGAAGAAGACGGCCAGACGATGGCGATCCTGCTCGATGCCGCCAGCCTGCTCGCCCAGGCCGCGCGAAGCCTGCCGGCGACGTTGCTTGCCTGGCATTATCGCAGCCGCTCCGAAGCGCTCATCAGCTTTTCCAATGCGGCGTTCTACGATGGCCGGCTGGTCACCATTCCCGACCGGACGATCGCCGAGACCGGCGCGTCGCCGACGGCAGTGCGATCGGACGACGAGAGCGCGCCGGTCGATAGCGTCGATCGACTGCTGGCGCGCGCGATCAGTTATCACCCGGTCGCCGACGGGCTGTACGACAAGCGCGCGAACCTTCCCGAGGCGCGCTTGATCGCGGCGATGGTCCGTGCCCTGCTCGGCCGCGAAACCGGACTGAGCATCGGCATCGTCGCGTTTTCCGAGGCGCAGCAGACCGAAATCGAGAATGCGCTCGATGCGCTTGCCGCGGAGGATCCGGCGTTCGCCGCGCTGATCGAGGCGGAATATGTCCGGGAAGACGACGGCCAGGTGAACGGGCTGTTCGTGAAGAATCTGGAAAACGTCCAGGGAGACGAGCGCGACGTGATCCTGCTGAGCATCTGCTACGCGCCCGATCGCGCTGGGCGGATGGCGATGAACTTCGGCCCGATCAACCAGCGCGGCGGCGAAAAGCGCCTCAACGTCATCTTCAGCCGTGCGCGGCATCACATGGCGATCGTGTCCACCATCCGCGCCGAGGCGATCACGAACACGCACAACGACGGCGCGCGTGCGCTCCGGACGTTCCTGTCGTTCGCCGAAGCGCAGGCGCGGGGCGACGGACCGCACGGCCAGGCCATTCTCGCCACGCTCAATCCCGAAGCGCAGCGCGTCTTTTCCCGCGCGCCGGCGCCGGACCCGCTGCGCGATGCCCTTGCCGCGGCGCTGCGCGCGCGTGGCCATGTCGTCCAGGAATATGTCGGCAGCGCCAGCTTCCGCTGCGACCTCGCGATCGTCGCGCCGGACGGCAGGAGCCACGCGCTCGCCATCCTGCTCGATGGAGACGCCGGCGATGCGATCGCCGATCGCTACGTGTTCCAGCCGACGATCCTGCGGCGCTTCGGCTGGCGGGTGATCGATATTCCCTCGCATGCCTGGCTCCGCCAACCCGAGGCGGTGATCGCGCAGATCGAGGCCGCGTTGCGCGGCGACGAGAACGCCGTCGATGACGATCCGTTCGAGCCGGGGTCGGCATTGCCGCTACCCGTCGTACCGGTACCGTCCATTGTCCCGGAAGCGCCTGCGGCAGAGACGTCGGCGGAGGGCTTCACCACGTTCGAGTTCACGCAAGGGTCGTCCGACAAGTTCTGGAAGATCGCGGTGAACGGCGCCGAAGTCACCGTCGTCTACGGCCGGCGCGGCACCAAGGGCAGTTCTGTCGTCAAGACCTACGAGACGCCCGAACGCGCCGCCCGCGAAGCGAACAAGCTGACGCTGGAAAAGACGCGCAAGGGGTATGTCGAGACCTCTTGAGGCCTTTTGCCTGATGCTGTTTGAACCGGGCCGTCACGGCGAACGCAATGTTGCGGCAATACACGGGGACCATATCGGAGGTTGATGCGCCATCTTCTGGTGGGAACGCGTAGAGCGGCGGTTCGGCGTCGCAGCCCGTCTTCATAAGGTCCCTTGGTGAGAATCCTGATCGTCGAAGACGAAGTCGAATTCGCTGCGGCATTGTGTCGCTCTCTCACCCGAGAACGCTTTGTCGTCGATCACGTCGATCGGTTGACGATGGCCCGGGAGGCGGCGCGGTCGGTGGCCTATGATCTCGTCCTGCTGGACAGGACCCTGCCGGACGGCGACGGGCTCTCGCTGGTCCCGTCGCTGCGAGCCGGCAATCCCAGACTTCCCATTATCGTGCTGAGCGCGCGCGGGGAAATATCGGACCGCGTTGCCGGACTGGACGAGGGCGCCGACGACTACCTCATCAAGCCGTTCGCGCTTGAGGAAATGTTCGCCCGCATTCGCGCGGTCAGGCGTCGCCCCGCGGACTTGGCCGTCGAGCAAATCCGGGTGGGCGCGCTCGTCTTCGATGTCGCCAACGACGAGGCCGTTGTTGCAGGCGTCAGGCTCGACCTCGTCCGGCGCGAACTTCGCGTCCTTGCGACCTTGGTCAAGCGTCGCGGCAGAACGGTGCTGCGGGAGTCGCTCGAGCAGGGGGTCTACGGGTTCGATGACGAGGTACAGTCGAACACGCTCGACTCCCACAATCGCGTCTTCGTCGAAAGCTGGCCGAAGCGGGTGCGGGAGTCGAGATCCACGCGATCAGAGGCGTCGGCTATTTGTTGAAGGCGTCGTCGTGAACGCGCGGCCACCGTCGCTGAAGCGCGCGCTGATCGTCAAGCCGATGCTGATCCAGTTCGCGACGCTGACCATCATGCTCTCGGTGATCATCCTCGTGTTCATGCGGATGAGCAGCAACGTCGCGTATACCGAGAAGACGATCACCGGCGTAATCGCGCAGTCGATCGTTCGCCACGCCGATGGCCGAATGACGTTGCGCCCGACACCGGAACTGGCGCGACTGCGCGTGGAGACGCCCGGTCTCTGGTTCGTCGCGGAAGACGATCGCGGGCGCAACGTCACCCTTGGCCAGGTACCGCCGCCATACGCGCATTTCGGTGGTGCGCTGCACCGGCTTTCCTACATGCAGATCCGGGACCGGGCGCCACCCTATGGCTTGTCCGCGGTCATTCGACAGGAGGTTTCGCCGGTGGGCAAGCTGACGATCCTTGCGCACGGCAAGCTGGCCGAACTGACGGTCTCGATACTCATCGCGTCCAATCTCTTCAGCATCATGGTCATCGTCCTGCTGGCGCTGGTCTCGCTGGTGGTCACGCCGTGGATCGTCAGGCGATCGCTCGCGGGGGTGAACCGGATCGCGGAGGAGGCGGGACGGATCGATGCCCATCGTCGCTGCTGGACGCGGCCGTACAGCAGTATCTGTGGTTCGACGAGTAATCCTGCACGGCTCGAAACATCGAGCGACCAGCGCGGTTTCAGCGTGTAGACGCCCAATGCCTCGTCGGCCGAGAGATTGGTATCGCTGCGTCCAATCGCAACTTCGGACCCTATGACGAAGCTTTGGCCCACTTGGTTATCGTAGCCCAAATGCAGGCTATACCCAATGCCGTCTTTCCTGCGATCGATGACAGAGGATAGGTGTGGCAGGTCATAGTGAACCGTTGTTCGTCTCCAGTCGGTATCAGCACCGATCTTGAAGCCGCTGAATCTCGGCTCAGCAGGCGTGTCCTGGGACTCCATCTGTGTTGGTTCCGGTGCGTGCTGCTGGACTTGCGCCACGGCAGGTAGAGATATCGCCGCGCATATACTCGTGACCAGGTATGTGATCTTCATCGAACGCCTTCCATTTGGTCTGGATCAGACCGCACGAAGACTTTGTCCGCCGAGAATTGCGCAGGCATTGTGCGTTGGCCAGGCGCGCGAGTGCGGACGGTACTTTACACGCTGGAGCGCGGCAGTGACGTCGTGCCAGTGTCGGGAACAGGCGCAGTTCGGCGTCTACCGCGATCTCGTCGTCGCCGAGCCCGACCTCATCCCGCAACTCGGCGACTAGATTGCGAGCAGAGCTATCCCGATGATGTCTGTGTTCGCACCGTCGGAGCATCCGAACCTTCTAGTCTCGCCGTCCAGCCGCCGAAGCGGGCATAGAGCGTCGGCAGGACGAACAGCGTCAGCAGCGTGGCCGAGATCAGGCCGCCGATCACTACGGTCGCGAGCGGCTTCTGCACCTCGGCGCCAGCTCCATGTCCCAGAGCCATCGGTACGAAGCCGAGGCTGGCGACCAGTGCCGTCATCGCCACCGGTCGCAGTCGTGCCAAGGCGCCGTCGTGCGCGGCGCGTGCCCTGTCGATGCCGCGCGCCATCAGGTCGTGGATCGACGACACCATCACCAGACCGTTGAGCACGGCAATCCCCGACAGTGCGATGAACCCGACCGCAGCAGAGACGGAGAACGGCATGCCGCGAACCACGAGCGCGAGCACACCGCCGACCAGCGCGAGCGGCACGCCGGTGAACACGATCGCAGCGTCGCGGACCGAGCCGAGCGCGCCGTACAGCAGCAGCATGATGACCGCGAAGCAGACTGGCACGACGAGCATAAGGCGGTCGCGCGCGGAGGCGAGGTTCTCGAACTGCCCGCCCCATTCGACATAGGTACCGGGCGGCATCGTCACCAGCGCGTCGATCGCGGCGCGCGCGTCGGCGACTACGCCGGCGACGTCGCGGTCGCGGACGTTGGCCTGGACGACCACGCGGCGCTTGCCGTTCTCGCGGCTGATCTGGTTGGGTCCATCGACGACTGCGATGTCGGCGACGGTCGACAGCGGCACGAACCCACCTGCCGACGTCGGGACGGGGATCTGCGCGACCTGGGTAAGGTCCGATCGCGACGCTTCGGACAGGCGGATCACGACGGGGAAACGTCGATC
This genomic window contains:
- a CDS encoding AAA domain-containing protein, with protein sequence MTQPVSMQPVVTLCQRLAADGGNVPSEDLLRAVLPLMREVGALHARGLVAELGDEAVVDRDGELALARPDGRPPQLNEAGIRAAQPRVSSALRVVGEYRVTTDIDTGSQVNDLRAGSPDRERPDADLREAVNPAYRVGYRSWEDQVGHHDEQTDIFSIGLILASLACGLDFNDETDVRRFSADQGNLFRLNGALHPVIASLIGEMTALNRHERASDLMAAASRLEDYRDQPVGLDVNRVLAGATGVPSRRAAVLSHLRDRLFDLSRRNRLIHFRPTQATVNLTVASVPMVIRLESIRAEQLCTWDGKFAAEVLGGGKISLAKWLRFEDQPYLPAAFERVIQETRRDRAEYGFSHLRLVVAYLHWHNLKESPDERIQSPLLWLPVEVAKQKGVRDQYSLQIADTEAEFNPALRHYLRQLYDIQLPERVDLSQTSIAEIQADLLAQIQRTEPGVALALKTKPEIQLIHQKAVQRLRVFQRRRGATSGSEGITRPEFSYDRDDYRPLGLALFEKYVKPSPLPQRIAVGAAMPPRPDRMAAEAEATSFALAGGEGHRFSWEIDLTQVTLANFNYKKMSLVRDYTQLIDDRVTPPSFDTVFSIEPRPIEASPPLAPSDLWSVVPADATQEAAISMARTGRSFIIQGPPGTGKSQTITNLIADYAARGKRVLFVCEKRAALDVVFNRLKQAGLDRLACLIHDSQEDKKSFVLDLKDCYESWNKADDAIDRHRATRDRTVAALSQHLGRIAAFDRAMAQLPTDSTVTLRATIRRMLALPEPTEADPVTRERLPTLAGWDAHRALADRIHRTVSDAFGLDSLAEHPFARLSPATVADERCYAQVSAMVADGEQLFDRIDPMLEDDGTLVSGDTSLADALVVVQSASAAVQTNLAGNLDLLDPTSAASREFRDASAACAAAASKHAAAADAAGHWTDPLFPEDADAALDQARRQEPGFFKFLSGSWNRLKRTIHDRYDFSAHAVEPSITVVLERLVARQAAAAEDAAARTALNARFGTDDADALAALRDRWSDDAAPVLVRRLVANAQASADPAATLLREARATTAIEALAALCDRHLVDGQAMTLSALAEAMRDMREGLDDLPDLLPLLRAADQAGPRVAFALRTMTLDPARIEALVLDEAITRALRAEPALHRFDAAQLASSARRAARAGEILQDDNAACIRATAQRKFRDHVRQSTLSVTQLDGAGREAKKIYATGRRELEHEFGKTMRYRSIRDLSDDETGVVVNDLKPVWLMSPLSVSDTLPLQADLFDVVIFDEASQIPIEEAVPALSRAPQIVVVGDEMQLPPTSFFAAARDEDEMQVTAEEDGQTMAILLDAASLLAQAARSLPATLLAWHYRSRSEALISFSNAAFYDGRLVTIPDRTIAETGASPTAVRSDDESAPVDSVDRLLARAISYHPVADGLYDKRANLPEARLIAAMVRALLGRETGLSIGIVAFSEAQQTEIENALDALAAEDPAFAALIEAEYVREDDGQVNGLFVKNLENVQGDERDVILLSICYAPDRAGRMAMNFGPINQRGGEKRLNVIFSRARHHMAIVSTIRAEAITNTHNDGARALRTFLSFAEAQARGDGPHGQAILATLNPEAQRVFSRAPAPDPLRDALAAALRARGHVVQEYVGSASFRCDLAIVAPDGRSHALAILLDGDAGDAIADRYVFQPTILRRFGWRVIDIPSHAWLRQPEAVIAQIEAALRGDENAVDDDPFEPGSALPLPVVPVPSIVPEAPAAETSAEGFTTFEFTQGSSDKFWKIAVNGAEVTVVYGRRGTKGSSVVKTYETPERAAREANKLTLEKTRKGYVETS
- a CDS encoding response regulator transcription factor, whose translation is MRILIVEDEVEFAAALCRSLTRERFVVDHVDRLTMAREAARSVAYDLVLLDRTLPDGDGLSLVPSLRAGNPRLPIIVLSARGEISDRVAGLDEGADDYLIKPFALEEMFARIRAVRRRPADLAVEQIRVGALVFDVANDEAVVAGVRLDLVRRELRVLATLVKRRGRTVLRESLEQGVYGFDDEVQSNTLDSHNRVFVESWPKRVRESRSTRSEASAIC